One Peterkaempfera bronchialis DNA window includes the following coding sequences:
- a CDS encoding glycosyltransferase family 2 protein translates to MTAYSHTRPPAYPRHLVTAVVVAHDGARWLPKTLEGLLGQDRPVQRVVAADTGSGDASPRLLADALGDSVLHLARRTGFGTAVGEAVRSTRPLRPEDLPYSLTPAQHGGPAGQGWDDFGDPLGRDEGLGEQHSGPTEPVEWLWLLHDDCEPQPDALRRLLQVADSTPSAAVVGPKLRSWYDRRQLLEVGVSIARSGRRWTGLDRREQDQGQHDQVRPVLSVSTAGMLIRRDVFEDLGGFDKALPLMRDDVDLCWRVNAAGHRVVVAPDAVLRHAEAASRERRPIDCAAAHPHRVDKAGAVYTLLANSRGLLLPYLLLRMLLSTVLRAVGYLVGKAPGQALDEVAGLGHVLLRLPGLLGARSSRSRTRSAAALDDRSLFPAPGATVRLAVEQAAGALGAGRGDDAGAGRHGGSETGPTDDDADFLEIEQFARLKRIARRPAPVLFAGLLLVALIACRDLLGGGTLLGGALLPADRAAGLWHAYADAWHSVGVGSTATAPPYLGALAVLSWLFLGNANLALTLLLVLSVPLAGVSAYLVSRPLIESRTVRAWASASYAFLPAATGALAQGRVGTAVLAVLLPPLARAAAVTAGLGIRRETAARGGRPGWRSAWTAALLLTVVTAFVPVVWALALLLCVAALVAAVVRGGAYGSGATALRRLGLRSLAVVGTPILVLAPWSLDVLSSPSRLLLEAGLPEAAGTPATALGLVLVNPGGAGTPPVLLSAGVVLAALAALLRADRRRAVLAAWAGAAVGLLFAIVVAGTTVTPENGTLPVAAWAGPATLLTGIALLSAACIGADGAQARVADIDFGWRQPVAAVVVLAAVLAPVGTALWWAARGADGPLRRANPVQVPAFVAAEAGTVDRTRTLVLHGGAKSGPVSYALVRGSGQSLGDAETDTPLPDLTSLVGHLLAGSGGDQSGRLAGFAVEYVLVQAPLIGRVQDVLDTTPGLTRVSQEGGTALWRVDGATAARAVITTADGDITAVPAGAVSLHTTIPAGADGRTLRLAERADSGWQATLDGKELTPVTVDGWAQGFTLPASGGALAVTHRGGALHTGWIWAQVLLALTVVVLALPSQRSTNDDDLPEEEAPAAAEPPAPGSRRARRLAAAEGADGQEDPAADEPDHQAAAEPVYQAAVPQQADYDQGYSGGYDQQQGGYAQPGYAEPGYAEPAYADPGYAQQPYQQGDPYTWEAPAPPPGFGQEGSMDGQQQGYGVPAPQPGYGGEYEQSQGYGYDPYGQGQGQGHGQVQGHGQGQNQDGSTYGSLEPDDPWLQQGGSTDPYGSRGAGRDGSGS, encoded by the coding sequence ATGACTGCCTACAGCCACACCCGACCGCCTGCCTATCCGCGGCACCTGGTCACCGCGGTCGTCGTCGCGCACGACGGCGCCCGCTGGCTCCCCAAGACCCTCGAAGGTCTGCTCGGCCAGGACCGCCCGGTCCAGCGCGTCGTCGCCGCCGACACCGGCTCCGGCGACGCCTCGCCGCGCCTGCTGGCCGACGCCCTCGGCGACAGCGTCCTCCACCTGGCCCGCCGCACCGGCTTCGGCACCGCCGTCGGCGAGGCTGTCCGCAGCACCCGCCCGCTGCGCCCCGAGGACCTCCCCTACAGCCTCACCCCCGCCCAGCACGGCGGACCGGCCGGACAGGGCTGGGACGACTTCGGCGACCCACTGGGCCGCGACGAGGGACTCGGGGAGCAGCACAGCGGCCCCACCGAACCCGTCGAGTGGCTCTGGCTGCTGCACGACGACTGCGAGCCGCAGCCCGACGCGCTGCGCCGACTGCTCCAGGTGGCCGACTCCACGCCCTCCGCCGCCGTGGTCGGCCCCAAGCTGCGCAGCTGGTACGACCGTCGGCAGCTCCTCGAAGTCGGCGTCTCCATCGCCCGCTCCGGCCGCCGCTGGACCGGCCTGGACCGCCGCGAGCAGGACCAGGGCCAGCACGACCAGGTCCGCCCGGTGCTCTCCGTCTCCACCGCCGGCATGCTGATCCGCCGCGACGTCTTCGAGGACCTCGGCGGCTTCGACAAGGCGCTGCCGCTGATGCGCGACGACGTCGACCTCTGCTGGCGGGTCAACGCCGCCGGGCACCGCGTCGTCGTCGCCCCCGACGCCGTACTCCGCCACGCCGAGGCGGCCAGCCGCGAGCGCCGCCCCATCGACTGCGCCGCCGCCCACCCGCACCGGGTCGACAAGGCCGGTGCCGTCTACACCCTGCTCGCCAACTCCCGTGGCCTGCTGCTGCCCTACCTCCTGCTGCGGATGCTGCTCTCCACCGTGCTGCGCGCCGTCGGCTACCTGGTGGGCAAGGCACCCGGCCAGGCCCTGGACGAGGTGGCCGGCCTCGGCCACGTCCTGCTGCGGCTCCCCGGCCTCCTGGGCGCCCGCAGCAGCCGCTCCCGGACCCGCTCCGCCGCCGCCCTGGACGACCGCTCCCTCTTCCCGGCCCCCGGCGCCACCGTCCGGCTCGCCGTGGAGCAGGCCGCCGGCGCGCTCGGTGCCGGTCGCGGCGACGACGCGGGCGCCGGGCGGCACGGCGGCTCGGAGACCGGACCCACCGACGACGACGCGGACTTCCTGGAGATCGAGCAGTTCGCCCGGCTCAAGCGGATCGCCCGCCGCCCGGCCCCGGTGCTCTTCGCCGGGCTGCTGCTGGTCGCCCTGATCGCCTGCCGCGACCTGCTCGGCGGCGGCACCCTGCTGGGCGGCGCCCTGCTGCCCGCCGACCGGGCCGCCGGACTCTGGCACGCGTACGCGGACGCCTGGCACTCCGTCGGCGTCGGCTCCACCGCCACCGCGCCGCCCTACCTGGGTGCGCTGGCCGTCCTCTCCTGGCTCTTCCTGGGCAACGCCAACCTCGCCCTCACCCTGCTGCTGGTGCTCTCCGTGCCGCTGGCCGGAGTCTCCGCCTACCTGGTCTCCCGGCCGCTGATCGAGTCCCGCACGGTCCGCGCCTGGGCCAGCGCCAGCTACGCCTTCCTGCCCGCCGCCACCGGCGCCCTCGCCCAGGGCCGCGTCGGCACCGCCGTACTCGCCGTGCTGCTGCCGCCGCTGGCCCGCGCCGCCGCCGTCACCGCCGGGCTCGGCATCCGCCGCGAGACCGCCGCCCGGGGCGGCCGCCCCGGCTGGCGCAGCGCCTGGACCGCGGCCCTGCTGCTCACCGTGGTCACCGCCTTCGTCCCGGTCGTCTGGGCGCTGGCGCTGCTGCTCTGCGTCGCCGCGCTGGTCGCGGCGGTGGTCCGGGGCGGCGCGTACGGCAGCGGCGCCACCGCGCTGCGCCGCCTGGGACTGCGCAGCCTGGCCGTGGTCGGCACCCCGATCCTGGTGCTGGCGCCGTGGTCGCTGGACGTCCTCTCCTCGCCGTCCCGGCTGCTGCTGGAAGCCGGACTGCCCGAGGCGGCCGGCACCCCGGCCACCGCGCTGGGCCTGGTCCTGGTCAACCCCGGCGGGGCCGGCACCCCGCCGGTACTGCTCTCGGCCGGTGTCGTGCTGGCCGCCCTGGCCGCACTGCTCCGCGCCGACCGGCGCCGCGCGGTGCTGGCCGCCTGGGCGGGCGCGGCGGTCGGCCTGCTCTTTGCGATCGTGGTCGCCGGGACCACCGTCACCCCCGAGAACGGCACCCTGCCGGTCGCCGCCTGGGCCGGTCCGGCGACCCTGCTCACCGGTATCGCGCTGCTCTCCGCCGCCTGCATCGGCGCCGACGGGGCGCAGGCGCGCGTCGCCGACATCGACTTCGGGTGGCGGCAGCCGGTCGCCGCCGTGGTGGTGCTGGCGGCCGTACTGGCGCCGGTCGGCACCGCCCTGTGGTGGGCGGCGCGCGGCGCCGACGGGCCGCTGCGGCGGGCCAACCCGGTGCAGGTCCCGGCGTTCGTCGCTGCGGAGGCCGGCACCGTGGACCGTACCCGCACCCTGGTGCTGCACGGCGGCGCCAAGAGCGGCCCGGTCTCCTACGCCCTGGTGCGCGGCTCCGGCCAGTCCCTCGGCGACGCCGAGACGGACACCCCGCTGCCCGACCTCACCTCCCTGGTCGGCCATCTGCTGGCCGGTTCCGGCGGCGACCAGTCCGGGCGGCTGGCCGGTTTCGCGGTGGAGTACGTCCTGGTCCAGGCACCGCTGATCGGCAGGGTCCAGGACGTCCTGGACACCACGCCCGGCCTCACCCGGGTCAGCCAGGAGGGCGGCACGGCCCTGTGGCGGGTGGACGGCGCCACCGCCGCCCGCGCCGTGATCACCACCGCCGACGGCGACATCACCGCCGTACCCGCCGGTGCGGTCTCCCTGCACACCACCATCCCGGCGGGTGCCGACGGCAGGACGCTCCGACTCGCCGAGCGCGCCGACTCCGGCTGGCAGGCCACCCTGGACGGCAAGGAGCTCACCCCGGTCACCGTCGACGGCTGGGCGCAGGGCTTCACCCTGCCCGCCTCCGGCGGCGCCCTGGCCGTCACCCATCGCGGCGGCGCCCTGCACACCGGCTGGATCTGGGCGCAGGTGCTGCTGGCCCTCACCGTGGTGGTGCTGGCGCTGCCCTCGCAGCGGTCCACCAACGACGACGACCTGCCGGAGGAGGAGGCCCCGGCGGCGGCCGAGCCCCCGGCGCCCGGCAGCCGCCGCGCCCGCCGCCTCGCTGCGGCCGAGGGTGCCGACGGCCAGGAGGACCCGGCCGCCGACGAGCCGGACCACCAGGCGGCGGCCGAGCCCGTGTACCAGGCGGCGGTGCCGCAGCAGGCGGACTACGACCAGGGGTACTCCGGCGGCTACGACCAGCAGCAGGGCGGCTATGCCCAGCCCGGGTACGCCGAACCCGGCTATGCCGAACCCGCATATGCCGACCCCGGGTATGCGCAGCAGCCCTACCAGCAGGGCGACCCCTACACCTGGGAGGCCCCCGCCCCGCCACCCGGCTTCGGCCAGGAGGGGTCCATGGACGGGCAGCAGCAGGGCTATGGCGTCCCCGCGCCGCAGCCCGGCTACGGCGGCGAGTACGAGCAGAGCCAGGGCTATGGCTACGACCCCTACGGCCAGGGCCAGGGCCAGGGCCACGGCCAGGTCCAGGGGCATGGCCAGGGGCAGAACCAGGACGGCAGCACCTATGGCTCGCTGGAGCCCGACGACCCCTGGTTGCAGCAGGGCGGCTCCACCGACCCGTATGGGTCGAGGGGCGCCGGCCGCGACGGATCCGGGAGCTGA
- a CDS encoding WhiB family transcriptional regulator → MSELFELMIGEDTEEELGWQERALCAQTDPESFFPEKGGSTREAKKVCLACEVRSECLEYALANDERFGIWGGLSERERRRLKKSAV, encoded by the coding sequence ATGAGCGAGCTCTTTGAGCTGATGATCGGTGAGGACACCGAGGAGGAGCTCGGCTGGCAGGAGCGTGCCCTGTGCGCCCAGACCGACCCCGAGTCCTTCTTCCCGGAGAAGGGCGGGTCCACCAGGGAGGCCAAGAAGGTCTGCCTCGCCTGCGAGGTCCGCTCCGAGTGCCTGGAGTACGCCCTCGCCAACGACGAGCGGTTCGGAATCTGGGGCGGACTCTCCGAGCGGGAGCGCCGCCGCCTGAAGAAGAGCGCAGTCTGA